The following coding sequences lie in one Sulfuricurvum sp. genomic window:
- a CDS encoding AMMECR1 domain-containing protein: MSQSVLLTIARQSIEEVLQAERSIDREKLLEEYPVLNQPMATEITLYLNDKIRGNSKSESPERSLLDDIIHNAKIAAFQDENFDPLVTSEYLHTAIELTLFSAEGPLSHKSSPILKDQ; encoded by the coding sequence GTGTCACAGTCGGTATTATTAACCATCGCCCGTCAGTCTATTGAAGAGGTACTGCAAGCAGAGCGCTCTATAGACAGGGAAAAGCTGCTTGAAGAATATCCTGTTCTAAATCAGCCGATGGCTACTGAGATTACTCTGTATTTAAACGATAAAATACGGGGAAATTCAAAAAGTGAGTCACCGGAGCGATCCCTTCTCGATGATATTATTCACAATGCTAAAATAGCTGCTTTTCAAGATGAAAATTTCGATCCGCTTGTCACTTCCGAATACCTTCATACTGCAATAGAATTAACCTTATTTAGTGCGGAAGGGCCGCTCAGTCACAAAAGCAGCCCTATTTTGAAAGACCAATAA
- a CDS encoding biotin synthase: MKKIFLCSICNINSGTCNEDCKFCSQSVKYKADIERYKQKPIDQILEEARRLEGLGALGFCLVTAQKGLDDKTLEFVCNVASTLKREVPRLRLIACNGTASLEQLQELKRSGVSAYNHNLETSRAFYSQVCTTHPWDERYETCENVNRSGLKLISGGIFGMGETQEDRISMLESLKELNPISVPLNFYHHNPALPLNPNPLTIDESLNLITLARKILDKADRIMIAGGREITFKERQHEIFEAGANSIVIGNYLTTAGREAHTDLKMLQELGFEIALSPEDK, encoded by the coding sequence ATGAAAAAAATCTTTTTATGCTCTATCTGCAATATCAACAGCGGAACCTGTAACGAAGATTGTAAGTTTTGTTCTCAAAGTGTCAAATACAAAGCGGACATCGAGCGATACAAACAAAAGCCGATAGATCAGATTTTAGAAGAGGCTCGCCGACTCGAAGGACTCGGAGCACTTGGATTTTGTCTCGTTACGGCACAAAAAGGGTTAGATGATAAAACTCTCGAATTTGTCTGCAATGTCGCATCCACACTTAAACGCGAAGTTCCCCGCCTCCGTCTTATCGCCTGCAACGGCACAGCGTCACTGGAACAGCTTCAAGAACTAAAACGATCCGGGGTGAGCGCTTATAATCATAATCTCGAGACCAGCCGTGCCTTTTACAGCCAAGTCTGCACAACCCATCCGTGGGATGAGCGATACGAAACCTGTGAAAACGTAAACCGATCCGGGCTTAAACTCATCAGCGGCGGAATCTTCGGGATGGGTGAGACACAAGAGGATCGTATCAGTATGCTAGAATCCTTAAAAGAGCTCAATCCGATCTCCGTTCCTCTCAATTTTTATCATCATAATCCGGCATTGCCGCTCAATCCCAATCCGCTCACCATCGATGAATCGTTGAATCTCATCACTCTTGCACGGAAGATCTTAGATAAAGCCGATCGGATTATGATTGCCGGAGGGCGCGAAATCACCTTCAAAGAACGCCAGCATGAAATTTTTGAAGCGGGTGCAAACAGCATCGTTATCGGGAACTATCTCACAACTGCCGGACGCGAAGCCCATACGGATCTAAAAATGCTCCAAGAGCTCGGATTTGAAATTGCGTTGTCACCTGAGGATAAGTAA
- a CDS encoding flagellin B, translating into MGFRINTNIAALNAHTASSMNNRNLDSSLSKLSSGLRINSAADDASGMAIADSLRSQASSLGQAISNANDGISIIQTADKAMDEQTKILDTIKTKATQAAQDGQTTDSRKALQADITRLMEELDNIAGTTSFNGQQLLSGQFTNKEFQIGAYSNQSVKASIGATSSDKIGQTRFETGGTIVAGVSAATLTFSAVDGKNDITLESVVISTGAGTGLGVLSEIINKSSDKTGVKASFSVQATGGAVIASGTISGLTINGVTIGLVDVKANDKNGALVAAINAVKDTTGVVASVDSRGRLVLNSADGRGIKVSGTGVDAIAGLSAAAVENYGRLSLTRLDGKDIRGISTAGVGMSSGLAEKTVNLRDIRGAISADIASAMGFNANSNAENITADKTAGVTTLKGAMAVMSIAETAQKMLDRVRSDLGSVQNQLVSTVNNISVTQVNVKAAESNIRDVDFAAESANFSKYNILAQSGSYAMTQANAVQQNVLRLLQ; encoded by the coding sequence ATGGGTTTCAGAATTAACACGAATATTGCGGCGCTTAATGCGCATACTGCTTCTTCAATGAACAACCGTAATTTGGACAGTTCATTGTCAAAACTTTCTTCAGGTCTTCGTATTAACAGTGCGGCGGATGATGCATCCGGTATGGCGATTGCGGATTCACTTCGTTCACAAGCGAGCTCATTGGGGCAAGCAATTTCCAATGCAAATGACGGTATCAGTATTATCCAAACGGCTGATAAAGCGATGGATGAACAAACAAAAATTCTTGATACGATTAAAACGAAAGCGACTCAAGCGGCACAAGACGGTCAAACAACCGATTCTCGTAAAGCGCTTCAAGCGGACATTACCCGTTTGATGGAAGAGCTTGACAACATTGCGGGTACCACTTCATTCAATGGTCAACAACTTCTTTCCGGTCAATTTACCAATAAAGAGTTCCAAATCGGTGCATACTCAAATCAAAGTGTTAAAGCGTCTATCGGAGCAACCAGTTCTGATAAAATCGGTCAAACACGTTTTGAGACAGGTGGCACGATTGTGGCCGGTGTTTCAGCTGCAACACTTACTTTCTCGGCAGTAGACGGTAAAAACGATATCACTCTTGAATCGGTTGTTATTTCTACAGGTGCCGGTACCGGTCTTGGTGTATTGTCAGAGATCATTAACAAATCATCGGATAAAACGGGGGTAAAAGCGTCTTTTAGCGTTCAAGCAACGGGAGGTGCAGTGATTGCATCCGGTACTATCAGCGGATTGACCATCAACGGTGTTACTATCGGACTTGTCGATGTAAAAGCGAATGATAAAAACGGTGCGTTGGTAGCAGCGATCAATGCGGTTAAAGATACTACCGGTGTTGTCGCATCCGTAGACAGCCGCGGGCGTTTGGTTCTTAACAGTGCGGATGGACGGGGGATCAAAGTCTCCGGTACCGGCGTTGATGCCATTGCAGGTCTATCTGCAGCTGCGGTTGAGAACTATGGCCGTTTGAGCTTGACCCGTTTGGACGGAAAAGACATCCGCGGTATTTCAACAGCCGGTGTCGGTATGTCTTCCGGTTTGGCTGAAAAAACAGTCAATCTCCGTGATATCCGCGGTGCAATCAGTGCCGATATCGCGAGTGCTATGGGCTTCAATGCCAACTCGAATGCAGAGAACATTACAGCAGATAAAACAGCAGGTGTAACAACACTTAAAGGTGCGATGGCGGTAATGAGTATTGCAGAAACAGCACAAAAAATGCTTGACCGCGTTCGTTCAGACCTCGGTTCGGTACAAAATCAGCTGGTTTCAACCGTTAATAATATTTCGGTTACTCAAGTTAACGTTAAAGCGGCAGAATCAAATATCCGTGATGTTGACTTTGCGGCAGAATCTGCGAACTTCTCTAAATATAACATTCTTGCCCAATCAGGAAGTTATGCTATGACTCAAGCGAATGCAGTACAACAAAACGTACTTCGTTTGTTACAATAG
- a CDS encoding NAD(P)-binding domain-containing protein, with translation MEHIYELAIIGAGPAGIATAIESYALGMRDIVLLEKDENHNATIRKFYKDNKRVDKDWKGQKVELDGSIYFMDGTKESTLDFFDQLLDNEAVELKTHTEVQKIVKTEGGFEVFIAGGSIKAKYVVVTIGRMGKPNKPDYKIPPSIKNQVHYTLDGCSQGERVMVVGGGDSAIEYAVELCDRNAVTICYRRGTFRRANPTNQADIYKAMSEGLLQAMLNTEIVELESESGKVKVVFSDGESELFDRIVYAIGGTTPSGFLSGSGIQEEDGKPVHDENYQTNIPGLFVAGDITQESGGSIALGLNHGFAIANYIIGLSK, from the coding sequence ATGGAACATATTTATGAGTTGGCAATAATCGGTGCAGGTCCTGCCGGGATAGCGACAGCGATAGAGAGTTATGCTTTGGGTATGCGGGATATCGTGTTGTTGGAAAAAGATGAAAACCATAATGCTACGATTCGTAAATTTTACAAAGATAATAAACGGGTAGATAAAGACTGGAAAGGACAAAAAGTAGAATTGGACGGAAGCATCTATTTTATGGACGGAACGAAAGAATCTACATTGGACTTTTTTGACCAGTTGCTGGACAATGAAGCGGTTGAACTTAAAACACACACCGAAGTACAAAAAATAGTGAAAACAGAAGGTGGTTTTGAAGTATTTATCGCGGGTGGAAGTATAAAGGCTAAATATGTAGTCGTTACTATCGGTCGCATGGGGAAACCTAATAAACCCGATTACAAAATTCCTCCATCGATCAAAAACCAAGTGCATTATACCCTTGACGGATGTTCGCAAGGCGAAAGGGTTATGGTCGTCGGCGGCGGTGATTCTGCAATCGAATATGCGGTTGAATTGTGTGATCGCAATGCGGTTACAATCTGCTATCGTCGGGGGACATTTCGTCGTGCAAATCCGACCAATCAAGCCGACATTTACAAAGCGATGAGCGAGGGCTTGTTACAGGCAATGTTGAATACCGAAATTGTCGAGCTTGAGAGTGAGAGCGGGAAAGTGAAAGTCGTTTTCAGCGATGGTGAGTCGGAGCTGTTTGACCGGATTGTTTATGCGATCGGAGGGACAACACCGAGCGGATTTTTGTCAGGCAGCGGAATTCAGGAAGAGGACGGTAAGCCGGTCCATGATGAGAACTATCAAACCAATATTCCGGGACTTTTTGTCGCCGGAGACATTACCCAAGAATCAGGCGGTTCGATTGCTTTGGGATTAAATCACGGTTTCGCGATTGCTAATTATATTATTGGTCTTTCAAAATAG
- a CDS encoding metallophosphoesterase, which yields MKIGLLSDTHTKKGRSQKAIDHLKSQGAEFLIHAGDIVKPEILEQLKNSGLRYVAVYGNNDAGLIEHHTRYNLVQEPHYFKLGGVSFKLMHLPFYMNADAEVIIFGHTHVFECDFKNRTLFLNPGEVCARDKPFSSCAMLETTDTNLTVTHYSRAVGNDVFEERHYIFERS from the coding sequence GTGAAAATCGGGCTTTTGTCAGACACCCATACTAAAAAAGGGCGTTCGCAAAAAGCAATCGATCATCTTAAATCTCAAGGAGCTGAGTTTTTGATTCATGCCGGGGACATCGTCAAACCTGAAATCCTCGAGCAACTCAAAAATAGCGGATTACGTTATGTTGCCGTGTATGGCAACAATGACGCCGGTTTGATCGAACATCACACCAGATACAACCTTGTTCAAGAACCGCACTATTTTAAACTCGGCGGTGTCAGTTTCAAGTTAATGCATCTGCCGTTTTATATGAATGCCGATGCCGAAGTAATCATTTTCGGACATACGCACGTATTTGAATGCGATTTTAAAAATCGTACCCTCTTTCTCAATCCGGGAGAAGTATGTGCACGGGACAAGCCGTTTTCGAGCTGTGCCATGCTTGAAACAACGGACACAAACCTAACCGTTACCCATTATTCCCGTGCAGTCGGAAACGATGTATTCGAAGAACGTCACTATATTTTTGAGAGATCGTAA
- the topA gene encoding type I DNA topoisomerase, with protein MKLIIVESPAKAKTIKNFLTKDYEVIASKGHIRDLPKNRFGIKIDDEKIVAEYRISEDSTATVKQIQELAKKSDTIYIATDEDREGEAIGWHIAHAIDKDPESLPRIVFHEITKNAIIHALETPRTIDMDRVNAQQARRLLDRIVGYKLSPLLASKIQKGLSAGRVQSSTLKIVVDREREIRAFIPEEYWTIDTLFKKDIEATLVSFENEKIDKLTIKTGDEAARIVDSLKKEAFKVGEIETKERKSSTPPPFMTSTLQQTASSQLGFSPKKTMMVAQALYEGVKTPEGTSGVITYMRTDSLNLAAEAVEAAREVILNRYGKEYLPAQAKVYTKKSKGAQEAHEAIRPTMLGFTPEVAATYLKPDEIKLYRLIYNRFLACQMNDARFEQQSITFESPKAQFRATGRKLLFDGFYRVTGSDDKDKLLPSLTTGDAIDIQSITPEQHFTEPPARYSEASLIKKLESEGIGRPSTYAPTISTLQARNYIEIEKRAIIPTEIAFTVTEMLENHFNEIVDASFTATMEETLDEIGEDGKSWHKILLDFYYPFIEKIEAGKTNIVSLKMAKPLGRNCPQCGSELLLRSGRFGEFIACSGFPKCKYTEQTEENQKENPATPDEVSEEVCDKCGSAMVVKNGRNGKFLACSGYPKCKNTKTLNQETKFSEVPCPECSGKLLWRQSRRGAFWGCEHYPKCKFISKFEPSDKKCQVEGCGGALAPRTYRNKEVYECVKCKDRTPREENA; from the coding sequence TTGAAACTCATCATCGTAGAGTCTCCGGCTAAAGCCAAGACTATCAAAAACTTTCTCACTAAAGATTACGAGGTTATTGCCTCCAAAGGGCATATCCGTGACCTCCCGAAAAATCGTTTCGGCATTAAAATCGATGACGAGAAAATCGTTGCCGAATATCGGATCAGCGAAGACAGTACCGCAACGGTCAAACAGATACAGGAATTGGCCAAAAAAAGCGATACCATTTATATCGCGACCGACGAAGACCGCGAAGGAGAAGCAATCGGATGGCATATCGCCCATGCAATCGATAAAGATCCCGAATCACTGCCCCGGATCGTATTCCATGAGATTACCAAAAATGCGATCATTCATGCACTCGAAACACCGCGTACCATCGATATGGATCGTGTCAATGCCCAACAGGCACGCCGATTGCTCGATCGTATCGTAGGGTATAAACTCTCACCTCTCCTTGCTTCTAAAATCCAAAAAGGGTTGTCGGCTGGACGGGTACAATCCTCTACCCTCAAAATCGTCGTCGACCGTGAACGTGAAATCCGTGCGTTTATTCCCGAAGAATATTGGACAATCGATACACTGTTCAAAAAAGATATTGAAGCGACTCTCGTCAGTTTTGAAAATGAAAAAATCGACAAACTCACGATCAAAACCGGTGATGAAGCTGCACGTATCGTAGATTCTCTCAAAAAAGAGGCGTTTAAAGTCGGTGAAATTGAGACCAAAGAGCGTAAATCCTCTACCCCTCCTCCGTTTATGACGTCAACGCTTCAACAAACCGCCTCATCTCAACTCGGTTTTTCTCCGAAAAAGACCATGATGGTTGCCCAAGCACTTTATGAGGGGGTCAAAACTCCCGAAGGCACCAGCGGGGTCATCACCTATATGCGTACCGATTCACTCAATCTTGCGGCGGAAGCGGTGGAAGCGGCGCGTGAAGTCATCTTGAACCGTTACGGCAAAGAGTATCTGCCTGCACAAGCAAAAGTGTATACGAAAAAGTCCAAAGGGGCGCAAGAGGCGCATGAAGCGATCCGCCCTACCATGCTCGGCTTTACTCCGGAAGTTGCTGCGACTTATCTAAAACCCGATGAGATCAAACTCTATCGTCTCATTTACAACCGCTTTTTAGCATGTCAAATGAACGATGCGCGATTTGAGCAACAAAGCATTACTTTTGAAAGCCCGAAAGCGCAGTTCCGCGCAACGGGGCGTAAACTCTTGTTTGACGGTTTTTACCGTGTGACCGGAAGCGATGACAAAGACAAATTGCTCCCTTCGCTTACCACAGGAGATGCGATCGATATCCAAAGCATCACCCCAGAACAGCACTTTACCGAACCGCCGGCACGTTATTCCGAAGCAAGTCTGATTAAAAAACTCGAATCGGAGGGGATCGGCCGACCGTCGACCTACGCACCGACGATCAGTACCCTCCAGGCTCGTAACTACATCGAGATCGAAAAACGGGCCATCATCCCGACCGAGATTGCCTTTACCGTAACCGAGATGTTGGAAAACCATTTTAATGAAATCGTCGATGCATCCTTTACCGCGACAATGGAAGAGACGCTGGATGAAATCGGTGAAGACGGCAAATCGTGGCATAAAATTTTGCTCGATTTTTATTATCCGTTTATCGAAAAAATCGAAGCGGGAAAAACCAATATCGTCAGTCTTAAAATGGCTAAACCGCTTGGCCGAAACTGTCCTCAATGCGGAAGTGAACTGCTCCTGCGCTCGGGACGTTTCGGAGAGTTTATCGCCTGCAGCGGTTTTCCGAAGTGTAAATACACCGAACAAACGGAAGAGAACCAAAAAGAAAACCCTGCGACTCCTGATGAAGTGAGCGAAGAGGTGTGTGACAAATGCGGCAGTGCTATGGTCGTGAAAAACGGTCGTAACGGGAAATTCTTGGCATGCAGCGGCTATCCGAAATGCAAAAATACCAAAACGCTGAATCAAGAGACAAAATTCTCAGAAGTACCGTGTCCTGAATGCAGCGGAAAACTTCTTTGGAGACAATCCCGCCGCGGTGCATTTTGGGGGTGTGAACATTATCCGAAATGTAAATTCATCTCCAAATTCGAGCCAAGTGATAAAAAATGCCAAGTCGAAGGGTGCGGAGGTGCATTGGCGCCGCGGACGTATCGCAATAAAGAAGTGTATGAGTGTGTCAAATGTAAGGACCGTACACCAAGAGAGGAAAATGCGTGA